The Echinicola rosea genome has a segment encoding these proteins:
- a CDS encoding AraC family transcriptional regulator, with product MKLNSLQLQLLHAGKARLDNRWNFDNVISPFYRLYLIKDGSGIVNHSNEVFNLKPGHLYLIPSFTFGRYFCEYFQVQYYLGVVEDIGDAGSVFDHFNFSYEVPAVPADELIFKRIIEINPGRNLINDDPKVYDRYPELESFKVKNQEMPPSKSLETHGLLQLLLSRFIRHTKISEQPSISEGKIQESAKFIRKNLHRDLTVQEVADAVNLSTDYFSSIFQKTFGIRPLKYIQSRKIERAQVLLATTNDPLPIIAEKTGFEYVSYMSRLFKQQTGKSPGQYRKDLLGRQ from the coding sequence ATGAAATTAAACTCCTTACAGTTACAATTGCTCCACGCCGGCAAAGCTAGGCTCGACAACAGATGGAATTTTGACAATGTGATCAGCCCTTTTTATCGCCTATATCTAATCAAAGATGGTTCGGGTATAGTAAACCATTCCAATGAAGTATTCAACCTCAAACCTGGCCATCTATACCTTATTCCTAGCTTTACTTTTGGACGGTATTTTTGTGAATATTTCCAGGTCCAATATTACTTGGGGGTCGTCGAAGACATCGGAGACGCTGGTTCTGTCTTTGACCACTTTAACTTTAGCTATGAAGTACCTGCAGTACCTGCTGACGAGTTGATTTTCAAACGAATAATAGAAATCAATCCAGGCAGAAACTTGATCAATGATGACCCTAAGGTATATGACAGGTATCCTGAGCTTGAAAGTTTCAAAGTAAAAAACCAAGAAATGCCTCCTTCTAAATCCTTAGAAACCCATGGCCTGCTACAACTCCTTTTGTCCCGGTTTATACGGCATACCAAAATATCTGAGCAGCCCTCTATTAGCGAAGGTAAAATCCAGGAATCTGCTAAATTCATCCGTAAAAACCTACACAGGGACCTTACCGTTCAGGAAGTCGCCGATGCAGTCAATTTAAGTACAGACTACTTTTCCAGTATCTTCCAAAAGACCTTTGGTATTCGGCCATTGAAATATATACAATCCCGAAAAATAGAAAGGGCCCAAGTACTGCTGGCCACCACCAATGACCCCCTGCCCATAATCGCCGAGAAAACCGGATTTGAATATGTCAGCTATATGTCCAGATTATTCAAACAACAAACAGGAAAGAGTCCAGGCCAATATCGAAAAGACCTTTTGGGTAGGCAGTAA
- a CDS encoding NHL repeat-containing protein, giving the protein MINSRRKFIENTAMALSAASMFPNISLGMGKSTRLEDQIVGHGDYRYKVNRDWAKIGLAQTSLLNCHEMVIDSKGRLLMIGDHTDNNILVFDKSGKLLDYWGTQYPGGHGLTIHDEGGEDVLYIADCGWFMDRNGAMQRQAGFVSKTDINGRLIFNLPDPHTIGVYKEDEPFMPTEIAVGPNGDIYVADGYGSDYIIQYDHKGQYKRHFGGHHNENATENLQNAHGIAIDYRGEKPVLVCTSRTENCFKYFTLEGEYIKTVELPGLYVCRPVFDDDNLYAGVCWSKTKDENKGWVRDTGFVTVMEGNRVVSNPGGSSPSYENGELQQMYRAETPIFNHGHDVCVDEDKNLYVCQWNAHHTPPIKLERI; this is encoded by the coding sequence ATGATAAACTCAAGGAGAAAATTTATAGAAAACACGGCCATGGCCCTAAGTGCAGCGAGTATGTTTCCCAATATCAGTCTGGGGATGGGAAAATCCACTCGACTGGAAGATCAAATCGTCGGACACGGAGACTATAGATATAAAGTAAACCGGGACTGGGCCAAGATAGGCTTGGCTCAAACTTCCCTCCTCAATTGCCATGAAATGGTCATTGACAGTAAAGGTAGGCTCCTGATGATAGGAGACCATACGGATAACAATATCTTGGTTTTTGATAAGTCGGGAAAACTGCTGGATTATTGGGGGACACAATACCCCGGAGGGCACGGACTTACCATCCATGATGAAGGGGGAGAGGATGTGCTTTATATTGCGGATTGTGGCTGGTTCATGGACAGAAATGGAGCCATGCAGCGACAGGCAGGTTTTGTATCGAAAACCGATATAAATGGAAGGCTGATTTTTAACCTACCAGATCCGCATACTATCGGGGTCTACAAGGAGGACGAGCCATTTATGCCTACCGAGATAGCTGTAGGCCCCAATGGGGATATTTACGTGGCTGATGGATATGGATCAGATTATATCATTCAATATGACCATAAAGGCCAATATAAACGGCATTTTGGCGGCCATCACAATGAAAATGCAACTGAAAATCTGCAGAATGCCCATGGCATAGCCATAGACTACCGAGGTGAGAAACCGGTGCTGGTATGTACCTCGCGGACTGAAAATTGCTTCAAGTATTTTACCTTGGAGGGAGAATATATCAAGACGGTGGAATTACCAGGGCTTTATGTTTGCCGACCTGTCTTTGATGATGACAACCTGTACGCAGGTGTTTGCTGGAGCAAGACCAAGGACGAAAACAAAGGTTGGGTACGTGATACGGGGTTTGTTACGGTGATGGAAGGAAATAGGGTCGTCTCCAACCCCGGAGGCAGTTCACCATCCTATGAAAATGGAGAACTACAACAAATGTATAGGGCTGAGACGCCCATTTTTAACCATGGCCATGATGTATGTGTGGATGAGGACAAGAACCTATATGTGTGCCAGTGGAATGCCCACCATACGCCGCCCATTAAACTAGAAAGGATATAA
- a CDS encoding sulfatase-like hydrolase/transferase, whose translation MILPINCFRKFLVLVAALCSASNVVGQQKKPNIVLLFSDDAGYYDFGFQGNSGFPTPYLDEFADESVELDQFYVTAAVCGPSRAGLLTGKYQQRFGFEENNVPGIMSDSGLTGDEMGLPIGLNTIADHLRPLGYRSMVIGKWHMGNADKFHPLNRGFDEFYGFRGGARSFWPLDEGQKASRPEDRIERGFGEFKEPERYLTDVFADEACRFIRDNRDKPFFLYLSFNAVHTPLEAKEEDLVMIEGLSGKRKKMAAMTLAMDRACGQVLNQLKELGLDENTLVVFTNDNGGPTDASAANNYPLSGTKANHLEGGIRVPCLVRYPAGLSGRSSYSFPTSTLDLLPTFYAAAGGDPEVLEGSDGVNLLPYLSGEIAERPHDKLFWKKENRGAIRKGDWKLLRFPDRPAELYNIRQDEREEKNLAYDHPDMVRELYKELFEWELSLERPLWQLKREYEGKGMERMDRYRTQYPEN comes from the coding sequence ATGATACTACCCATAAATTGTTTCCGAAAATTTCTGGTGCTGGTGGCGGCACTGTGCAGTGCCTCAAATGTAGTTGGACAACAAAAAAAGCCCAATATCGTGCTGTTGTTCAGCGATGATGCAGGGTATTATGATTTTGGCTTCCAAGGAAACAGTGGCTTTCCAACACCCTATCTGGATGAGTTTGCAGATGAAAGCGTTGAGCTCGACCAATTTTATGTTACTGCTGCGGTTTGTGGCCCTTCTAGAGCTGGATTGTTAACAGGTAAATACCAGCAACGCTTCGGTTTTGAAGAAAATAATGTCCCTGGGATTATGAGTGATTCTGGACTAACTGGAGATGAAATGGGATTGCCCATAGGCTTAAATACTATTGCAGATCATCTCAGGCCATTGGGCTACCGGTCCATGGTCATAGGGAAGTGGCACATGGGAAATGCAGATAAATTCCATCCATTGAACCGCGGATTTGATGAATTTTATGGGTTTCGTGGGGGCGCCAGAAGTTTTTGGCCCTTGGATGAAGGCCAAAAAGCCAGTCGACCCGAAGACCGAATAGAGCGTGGCTTTGGGGAGTTTAAAGAGCCGGAGCGGTACTTGACAGATGTATTTGCCGATGAAGCTTGTCGTTTTATCCGTGATAATAGAGACAAACCTTTTTTTCTTTACTTGTCTTTTAATGCCGTTCATACACCACTGGAGGCCAAAGAAGAGGATTTGGTCATGATAGAGGGGCTTTCAGGAAAACGAAAAAAAATGGCTGCCATGACCTTGGCAATGGATAGGGCTTGCGGACAGGTGCTGAACCAGCTCAAAGAGTTAGGTCTGGACGAAAATACCCTAGTGGTCTTTACCAATGATAATGGTGGCCCTACTGATGCCAGTGCCGCCAATAACTATCCCCTTAGCGGGACTAAAGCCAATCACTTGGAAGGGGGAATCCGGGTTCCATGTCTAGTAAGGTACCCGGCGGGGCTTTCCGGGAGGAGCTCCTATTCATTTCCCACTTCCACATTGGATCTTTTGCCTACCTTTTATGCAGCAGCGGGGGGAGATCCTGAGGTGTTGGAGGGAAGCGATGGAGTGAATCTATTGCCTTATCTGTCAGGGGAGATTGCTGAAAGGCCCCATGATAAATTATTCTGGAAAAAGGAGAATCGAGGGGCCATTCGAAAGGGAGACTGGAAATTATTGCGTTTTCCAGACCGTCCCGCGGAATTGTACAATATCCGTCAAGATGAAAGAGAAGAGAAAAACCTGGCCTATGACCATCCCGATATGGTGCGTGAGCTATACAAGGAGCTTTTCGAGTGGGAGCTTTCACTAGAGCGTCCTTTATGGCAACTAAAAAGGGAGTATGAAGGAAAAGGGATGGAGCGGATGGACAGATACCGGACACAATACCCTGAAAATTGA
- a CDS encoding DUF1501 domain-containing protein has translation MCHHHDILRSSDQEMQQEEKKIDRRQFLTRTSLGLGAAALGSLFGADKLFARNSGLPPVGNGGLPGLPHHLPKAKRVIYLFMSGGPSQFETFDYKPALSDMFGKELPPSVRGEQRLTGMSAQQSSLPIAPSAYKFDQYGESRAWVSELMPHTAEVVDDLCFIKSMQTEQINHDPAITFFQTGHQLPGRPSIGSWVSYGLGSSNENLPTFIVLNSKNAGGQPIYSRLWGNGFLPTQHQGVQFRSGKEPVLFLNNPENYDGEDRAKMLDYLKQLNEIQHSAYGDPEILGRIAQYEMSYRMQTSVPEITDMSDEPEHIFDMYGKDSRDSGTYAANCLMARRLLEKGVKFVQLYHRGWDQHNYLPGGIRNQCKNTDQATAALIKDLKQRGMLEDTLVIWGGEFGRTVYSQGKLTPDNYGRDHHPRCFTMWMAGAGVKPGFTYGATDDFSYNVTENPVHVHDFHATLLHLLGVDHEKLIFKHQGRRFRLTDVGGHVVKDILA, from the coding sequence ATGTGTCACCATCATGATATCTTGCGCTCCTCCGATCAGGAGATGCAACAAGAAGAAAAAAAGATAGATAGAAGGCAGTTTTTGACCAGGACCTCTCTAGGGCTGGGAGCAGCTGCTTTGGGAAGCCTGTTTGGGGCGGACAAGCTATTTGCCCGAAACAGTGGCTTGCCACCGGTGGGCAATGGTGGATTACCGGGGCTTCCCCACCATCTCCCCAAAGCCAAACGTGTCATTTACCTCTTTATGAGCGGAGGGCCGTCCCAGTTTGAAACATTTGACTATAAACCGGCCTTGTCGGATATGTTTGGAAAAGAACTCCCTCCGAGTGTCAGGGGAGAGCAGCGGTTGACGGGGATGAGTGCCCAGCAGTCGTCGCTGCCGATTGCGCCGAGTGCCTATAAATTTGACCAATATGGGGAAAGTAGGGCTTGGGTAAGTGAGCTGATGCCCCATACCGCCGAAGTGGTGGATGACCTGTGTTTTATAAAGTCAATGCAAACCGAACAGATTAACCATGACCCTGCCATTACTTTCTTCCAGACAGGACACCAGTTGCCGGGCAGGCCATCCATCGGCTCTTGGGTCAGCTATGGCCTAGGTTCATCCAATGAAAACCTGCCCACATTTATTGTCCTTAATTCAAAAAATGCAGGAGGTCAGCCCATTTATTCCAGGTTATGGGGCAATGGCTTTTTGCCGACCCAGCACCAAGGTGTCCAGTTTAGGTCTGGTAAGGAACCCGTGTTGTTTCTCAACAATCCAGAAAATTACGATGGCGAGGACCGGGCAAAAATGTTGGATTACCTCAAACAATTAAATGAGATTCAACATAGTGCCTATGGTGATCCGGAGATATTAGGGAGAATAGCCCAATATGAGATGTCCTATAGGATGCAGACCTCTGTGCCTGAAATCACCGACATGTCCGACGAGCCTGAGCATATTTTTGATATGTATGGAAAGGACAGTCGGGATTCCGGTACTTATGCGGCAAATTGTCTCATGGCAAGAAGGCTATTGGAGAAAGGGGTGAAATTCGTACAACTTTACCATAGAGGATGGGATCAGCATAATTATTTGCCAGGAGGCATTCGAAATCAATGTAAGAATACCGATCAGGCCACCGCAGCCCTGATCAAGGACCTTAAACAACGGGGGATGCTTGAGGATACCTTGGTGATCTGGGGAGGTGAATTTGGGCGGACGGTATATTCCCAAGGAAAATTGACGCCTGATAATTACGGAAGAGACCACCATCCCCGGTGCTTTACCATGTGGATGGCCGGTGCGGGAGTGAAGCCTGGATTTACCTATGGAGCTACGGATGATTTTAGTTATAATGTAACTGAAAACCCGGTGCATGTCCATGATTTTCATGCTACCCTATTGCACCTGCTAGGGGTGGACCATGAAAAACTTATTTTCAAGCACCAAGGCCGTCGTTTTAGACTCACCGATGTAGGGGGGCATGTAGTAAAAGATATTTTAGCATAA
- a CDS encoding glycoside hydrolase family 117 protein has product MNRKLTMALVGGLTITMNVFAQEQSSKAFPFVLPKEKPDIELSAALERNYDAYPAPRPEDNELYSQFKYTELKGFDYNGHDGTISRRDPSKVIFANGQYYVWYTYRNTPVPPQGAEKSNDTIPSSDWDLSEIWYATSKDGVHWEEQGVAVPRPPKPQVGWRSVTTTDILEWEGKYYLYYQGFMEASGKRGDDCPVAVSYADSPDGPWTPYNEIVIPNGGEGEWDQFSIHDPQPIVHDGKIYLYYKSDFDGDPNLVRMQGLALADHPLGPFRKHPLNPVINSGHETTLFPFKEGIAALVIKDGNEHFTIQYAEDGVNFEIASITNLMPTAAGPFMPDAFTDTDYGKGITWGISHITNATDWEHNHAILLRFDCDLSLDIHDPEMKKHNYYYKPEFYYQHGLSTKQQERIAEENARVRKGDK; this is encoded by the coding sequence ATGAACAGAAAATTAACCATGGCGCTAGTAGGAGGGCTGACAATTACCATGAATGTCTTTGCCCAAGAGCAGTCATCCAAAGCGTTTCCATTTGTCTTACCTAAAGAAAAGCCGGATATCGAACTCAGTGCAGCGTTGGAAAGAAATTACGATGCCTACCCCGCGCCCAGGCCAGAAGACAATGAACTGTACAGCCAGTTTAAATATACAGAATTAAAGGGCTTCGATTATAACGGCCACGACGGGACCATTTCAAGAAGGGATCCTTCTAAAGTGATTTTTGCGAATGGCCAATATTACGTTTGGTATACATACAGAAATACACCTGTACCTCCCCAGGGTGCCGAAAAGTCCAATGACACCATTCCGTCGTCAGATTGGGACCTCTCGGAGATTTGGTATGCTACCAGTAAGGACGGTGTCCATTGGGAAGAACAGGGCGTAGCAGTGCCGAGACCTCCTAAGCCACAAGTGGGATGGCGCTCAGTGACGACTACGGATATATTGGAATGGGAAGGAAAATACTACCTGTACTATCAAGGCTTTATGGAGGCAAGTGGCAAGCGGGGAGATGACTGTCCAGTGGCCGTTTCCTATGCCGACTCGCCTGACGGTCCTTGGACGCCGTACAATGAAATCGTCATTCCCAATGGAGGAGAAGGAGAATGGGATCAGTTTTCCATTCACGACCCACAACCTATTGTGCATGATGGTAAAATTTACTTATACTACAAGTCTGATTTTGATGGTGATCCTAATTTGGTAAGGATGCAAGGACTGGCCTTAGCCGATCACCCACTTGGTCCATTCAGAAAACATCCATTGAATCCGGTTATCAATAGTGGACATGAGACCACACTTTTTCCGTTCAAAGAAGGCATCGCTGCTCTGGTCATAAAAGATGGAAATGAGCATTTTACCATTCAATATGCAGAAGATGGAGTGAACTTTGAAATTGCTTCGATTACCAATTTAATGCCGACTGCCGCTGGTCCTTTTATGCCAGATGCTTTTACGGATACGGATTATGGCAAAGGCATCACTTGGGGCATTTCACATATCACAAATGCCACCGATTGGGAGCATAATCACGCTATCCTGCTAAGGTTTGATTGCGACCTGAGCTTGGATATCCATGACCCGGAAATGAAAAAGCATAATTACTACTATAAGCCTGAATTTTATTACCAACATGGTCTGAGCACGAAACAGCAAGAGAGAATTGCCGAAGAAAATGCACGGGTAAGGAAAGGTGATAAATAG
- a CDS encoding DUF1553 domain-containing protein, with the protein MKSYIRLIFFLINIIFWSCSEPIPPEIEEVYNDLPEQLDFNADVKPILSDKCFACHGPDKGTIKAGLQLHMAETAHGSGDSGERAIVPGKPGKSEVVRRILSQDENVVMPSPESNLSLTDREKAILVKWIKDGAEFEPHWAFKKPEKKEVPKVDDEEMVHNDIDRFVLSKLEKKGLSFVEEEERPLLLRRLSLDLTGLPPSPAEIEAFVNDQSPNAYEKQVDRLLESPHYGEKMAMDWMDVARYADTYGYQVDRYRDMSPWRTWVIESFNENMSYDQFLSWQIAGDLYPDPTKEMLLATGFNRLHPQNMEGGIVDEEFRVEYVADRASVLGQGAMAMTMACARCHDHKYDPISQKNFFEFYAYFNNLNETGQISWDAGDTPVPNMLWPNEKQEKVLAYLEEMEKNDENKLKKAAEEGKTQAEEWIENQEYQKISLSDLEGRAGRFDLNGNLTNTVTGKSGKMDRNATKGEQPTFVEGRSGKALKIDGDAWLDLKPVGIYKRNEAFSIGMWVHLPDSLKEGVLFHKNKGARLHSYKGYHLYLRDNKLELLMAHTWPDNAIEKHSVQEIPREKWIHVAMTYDGSSQAEGLKLFMNGEEMEMTVVNDNLYKDIIFGNYEDQIYKDPIEPGLKIGGRWRGFGIRNAMVDEIQVYGRQLTGLEVLAWAGKEPPRMLEKTSDQLSGTEKELLYEYYLKQVYRPYQEVEKELMQTRTALVDSTEQVPEVMIMKEMENRRQSYLLERGLYSEHGEEVQPDVPERILPMPEDYPKNRLGLAKWLFHPDHPLTSRVAVNRYWQNFFGRGIVKTSEDFGNQGELPSHPALLDYLAISFRESGWDVKALNKQIVMSATYRQSSKVAEEIRKNDPDNTYLARGPKVRLSSEMIRDNGLAASGLLVEKIGGKSVRPYQPEGLWAMNADTYVQDTGDKLYRRSLYTLWKRTVPNPTQSTFDQPNRSECTVRRQKTNTPLQALVLLNDPTFVEISKKLGEEMAKEAENETAISRTFIKLTGREPKTEELRLLTELKEKEYEKFANNPQKAKGWLEAGEYQVDPQLDLLDIAANAVVASVIINSDAAITKR; encoded by the coding sequence ATGAAAAGTTATATACGTTTAATATTTTTCTTGATCAATATTATATTTTGGTCGTGTTCGGAGCCGATTCCTCCCGAAATAGAAGAAGTGTATAATGACCTTCCTGAGCAATTGGATTTTAATGCGGATGTAAAACCGATACTTTCAGACAAATGTTTTGCCTGTCATGGCCCGGACAAGGGGACGATAAAAGCGGGGTTGCAGCTGCATATGGCAGAGACTGCACATGGTTCAGGTGATTCTGGAGAGCGTGCCATCGTACCGGGGAAACCAGGGAAAAGCGAGGTCGTCAGACGCATATTGAGCCAAGATGAAAATGTGGTGATGCCAAGTCCCGAATCCAACCTTTCACTAACAGACCGGGAAAAGGCGATATTGGTAAAGTGGATAAAAGATGGAGCTGAATTTGAGCCCCATTGGGCTTTTAAAAAGCCTGAAAAGAAAGAAGTACCGAAAGTGGATGATGAAGAGATGGTCCATAACGATATTGATCGTTTTGTCCTGTCAAAGTTAGAGAAGAAAGGACTGTCTTTTGTCGAAGAAGAGGAAAGGCCGCTTTTGCTTCGGCGTTTGTCGCTGGACCTGACCGGACTTCCTCCAAGTCCAGCCGAAATAGAGGCGTTTGTAAACGACCAGTCTCCCAATGCTTATGAAAAGCAAGTAGACCGGTTATTGGAGTCGCCACACTATGGTGAGAAGATGGCCATGGACTGGATGGATGTGGCCAGATATGCCGACACGTATGGGTATCAAGTAGACCGTTACCGAGACATGAGTCCGTGGAGGACTTGGGTCATTGAGTCTTTCAATGAAAATATGTCCTATGACCAGTTCTTGAGTTGGCAGATCGCAGGGGATTTATATCCTGATCCGACCAAAGAGATGCTGTTGGCTACTGGTTTTAACCGGCTTCATCCCCAAAATATGGAAGGTGGTATTGTGGATGAGGAGTTTAGGGTAGAGTATGTGGCTGACCGGGCATCCGTATTGGGCCAAGGAGCTATGGCGATGACCATGGCCTGTGCCCGCTGCCATGATCACAAATACGATCCCATTTCCCAAAAGAACTTTTTCGAATTTTATGCCTATTTCAATAACCTTAATGAGACAGGGCAGATTTCATGGGATGCCGGAGATACCCCTGTCCCCAATATGCTTTGGCCCAATGAAAAGCAGGAAAAGGTCTTGGCTTACCTAGAGGAGATGGAGAAGAATGATGAGAACAAACTCAAAAAAGCAGCTGAAGAAGGGAAAACACAAGCGGAAGAATGGATAGAGAACCAAGAATATCAGAAAATCTCCCTTTCGGATTTGGAAGGAAGGGCAGGCCGGTTTGACCTTAACGGTAACCTGACCAATACCGTCACGGGAAAATCAGGAAAGATGGACAGGAATGCCACGAAAGGTGAGCAGCCTACTTTTGTGGAAGGCCGGTCAGGAAAAGCATTGAAAATTGATGGAGATGCTTGGCTTGACCTTAAGCCTGTCGGAATATACAAGCGAAATGAAGCTTTCAGTATTGGGATGTGGGTCCATCTTCCGGATTCACTGAAAGAAGGTGTGCTCTTCCATAAAAACAAAGGAGCCCGACTGCACAGTTATAAAGGATACCACCTGTATTTAAGGGACAATAAACTAGAGCTACTAATGGCCCATACCTGGCCGGATAATGCAATTGAGAAACATTCGGTGCAGGAAATCCCCAGGGAAAAGTGGATCCATGTAGCGATGACTTATGATGGTAGCAGTCAGGCAGAAGGACTTAAGCTATTTATGAACGGTGAAGAAATGGAGATGACTGTCGTCAACGACAACCTCTATAAGGACATTATATTTGGGAACTATGAAGACCAAATCTATAAAGATCCAATAGAACCCGGCCTGAAAATCGGCGGAAGATGGAGGGGCTTTGGCATCCGCAATGCAATGGTGGATGAAATTCAGGTATATGGTAGGCAGCTGACAGGCCTTGAGGTACTCGCTTGGGCAGGAAAAGAGCCCCCTCGGATGCTCGAAAAAACATCCGATCAACTATCGGGGACAGAAAAGGAGCTATTATACGAATATTACCTAAAACAGGTTTATCGTCCCTATCAAGAGGTAGAAAAAGAGTTGATGCAAACGCGGACGGCCTTGGTGGACAGTACTGAGCAGGTACCAGAGGTCATGATCATGAAGGAGATGGAAAATAGGCGTCAGTCCTATCTCCTGGAAAGGGGATTGTACAGTGAGCATGGAGAGGAGGTCCAGCCGGATGTTCCAGAAAGGATATTGCCCATGCCAGAGGATTACCCAAAAAACAGGCTTGGATTGGCCAAATGGCTTTTTCATCCTGACCATCCACTCACCTCTAGGGTGGCGGTCAACCGATATTGGCAAAATTTCTTTGGTAGGGGGATTGTGAAGACCAGTGAGGACTTTGGCAACCAAGGAGAGCTGCCTTCCCACCCTGCCTTATTGGATTATCTGGCGATAAGTTTTAGAGAAAGTGGCTGGGATGTGAAAGCCCTTAACAAGCAGATCGTTATGTCAGCGACTTACAGGCAGTCGTCTAAAGTAGCTGAGGAAATAAGAAAGAATGATCCTGACAATACCTACCTTGCCAGAGGACCAAAAGTACGTCTGAGCAGTGAAATGATCCGTGATAATGGGTTGGCGGCGAGTGGTTTACTTGTAGAAAAGATAGGGGGCAAAAGCGTCCGTCCTTACCAGCCAGAAGGATTATGGGCCATGAATGCAGATACCTATGTGCAGGATACCGGCGATAAACTTTACAGGAGGTCTTTATATACCTTATGGAAAAGAACGGTGCCCAATCCCACCCAATCGACATTTGACCAGCCTAACAGGAGTGAGTGTACCGTAAGGAGACAAAAGACCAATACGCCGCTACAGGCCTTGGTATTGTTGAATGACCCTACTTTCGTGGAGATTTCTAAAAAGCTGGGCGAAGAAATGGCCAAGGAAGCTGAAAATGAAACCGCCATTAGTCGGACGTTCATCAAACTCACCGGTAGGGAGCCGAAAACAGAGGAGCTTCGGTTACTTACCGAACTCAAGGAAAAAGAATACGAGAAATTCGCCAACAATCCTCAAAAAGCCAAAGGATGGCTGGAGGCAGGCGAGTACCAGGTAGATCCCCAACTGGATCTGCTGGACATAGCCGCCAATGCAGTTGTGGCCAGCGTAATCATTAATTCAGATGCAGCAATAACAAAAAGATAA